cgtgcaatttaaaggaagataggaagatcaaaagtcttggaatcattaatggaggagctgccAACCGTTTCGCGTAACcaaggagaagaggggagagaacGTTCTCGTAAGGGAAAAGTGGGAAGGTtaagggtattatggaaaagtcacacaaagtCAGactagatatatatatatagtaggttgaataaatgggttaaatatgtaaatggatcttccatttgacctagttttgtaatttacccataaaaCAATGATATTATTGATTATTTGAATAAAATTTTAGAACTTAAAATATACCTAAAccctaaattataaatattgtaatTAGGGTATGCGTCAATATTTTGACTAATTTAATAAACAAAATACTGattaagaatattttttttttaaaagatgagTTTCAACCCACaactttaaattataaatattataattaaggcATGTGTTTTGACTTATATTTTTAGAAATGTACATATTAAATTTTCCATCAATTATCACCATATAATGAGTTTATGATTAATAATTATCTTTTATAAGTCAATCTGCTAACTAAATTATCTATATCCATGTATGTCACTCACCTAGAGGGCCAAATTAGTAATTCGTTCAATTTTGGACAAAATGGATTATACTTATCAAATTATCCAGATATACCatggaaaagaaaaagacataattaaataaaacattcgttatttaaatataaagttTCCCCTTTGTATAAAAATTGGAAAAGTGAATCATAAACTTATAATGCAAACATTAATAATTTCTCTTTATCTTTAGCTAAAGATGGAATAAATTCTGTGCAAATTTTTTAttctatatttatatttcttctttagctaaagatggaaaaataataataaattaacagaatggagaaaataaaaaagcacaaggccataaaaattaaaaaatggcaTTTGACTCTCTTTATTTTTCTGGTTGTTAATATATATAGCAACTTGATCTAATTAGAgcaaattattttttctttaatatgcTTTACAACTCATTGCATATGGTTCTCTAAGAAATTTATCATTTGAAAATAGTCCaaggaaaaaaaacaataagGTCCCTCTTTTTCACTTTTCTTGATTAATGATGCATCTTCAATTAATCATAATCTTACTTgattattaataaatttatttgtaAACATATGAAAGTCGATTCAAAATATATACATGTCATctgtatttaaaattatattttccaacaacttaaaattattttctttaaaacaACACAACAAATTAGCTAGTACCAATAATCGAATGCTCATAGTTGTTTTAAAATAATCATGCGctataaaaaattttaaaatatgttcttacatttaattttattttcaaaacaTTTATAGGAATATTTTAGTAAaataacattataattaaaaaaagcttaatacattaccagctctctgaatttgtccaaaatagtagattggtttCCTggactttgcaagtgtctcaccagttctctaaatttgtttatttcgtatcaccagctccctataCTTgtctataaaaatatattagttctctcaactttgcaagtgtctcaccaactctctaaacttgcttattatgtaacaactaaatacaaaaatttattaaacctaaattctaaaaatatttCTTCATCTATccaagaggtaattttttcgcttctcctacctttcaacctattataagagttagtgttgcagatTTGAGAGATTAAATGGATGAGGATCCAAAGTTAATATTatggtttttttatttagttgttacataataagcaagtttggggagttggtgagacatttgcaaagttcagggagctaatctacttttatggacaagtttagggagctggtgagacacttgcaaaattcagagagtcaatctactattttggacaagttcagagagctagtgatgtattaggccttaaaaaaattcacaaatgaCATGAAGTAATAACCAAATACTAAATGAATTTTTTACTCACCATCAGATCTAGACCGATTAAATTTAAGTCTTATGATACTTTTAATCTTTACCATAAGATTTTATTGACAaatctagatctaacggtgggTAGCCAAATTCATTTAGTCATGAACCTTGTGAACACTATTGCATTTATATGTTTTCGAACAGTAAAAATTGGCATGCCCTACATATATAAAATGAGACAGCATGCTTTAAATTGGATTAGTATCCATCCAGCTAGCCAAGAATTCAATCACGGTATTGTATGgataattatttggttaaagaTGGAGAAGTTGTAGAGATTAGAAAGGCTCTTAGTTGGTTAAAGAATTATGATTTCGATAATTATTTGGTTGAAACTAATACAACAATAATATTGAACATTTTAGACAAACTCATTTTCCATCAACATGCGGTCTTCCTTTAAAAGGTTGTAAttctttactttctttttaatGATATTAGTGTCAAATTTATTAGTCATTTATTAGTCTATTTATTAGTCTTTCTATGGATAGTATGGCTCACGAACTAGCTAGAGTTGTCTATTCTATAGTTGGACTTATGGAATAACCGAATAGACCACCAGATTTTATTTGTCCAGCTTTTTACTTTGTTCTGCAGTAATATATCTTTTTATATGACTCCTTGCCCTATTAATCTCGCTGATTTTTGCTAATAATATCTTATTTTCCGcaacttcatcttcttcctcgaCTTTCGATAATGACCAaactttctttttgtttttctttttgatacTGTAACTTTGATTCTATGTCCTTACTTTCGCAGAAGAATCGATCGGCATCCAGAACACGGAAACCAGGAAACCTTCAATCGGCTAGCTATGAGATTTAGACTAAGAGCATCTCTGTCCCCTTGCATATTCAATTCCAATGAGATTGTTAATGCGTAGGTAGCATTGAAATCGAGAAAGAAtttcataaataaaataataggtATCAGATTGCTTCTTGGTTTATCCCAAATAATGAAAAAATCAagacataaattacaaaaacacaTTTGCATCTCCTAAAACATTCTAATTTCGGAAGATAATAGAATCGAATTCAAGTTCGAAAGGGAAATTATCCCAAGAAACAAACAGTAAACGACAACAAACCTCGTGACCTCATCGCAACAGCAAACAAGCTCTTTGGCTTCTTTATGCCTCAAAAGCCTTGCTATACTGAAATTCCCAGCACCCAAATCCTTCACCAACTCATTTATCCATCTTGAACACATAATTACACAAAACCTTCAAAATTTCTGTGGAATCTTAGGTAAGAATTCTGTGGAATTCACATGCACAAATAATGGTTTTGAAAATTAGGATTGAAATCTGTAAACAGAGAAGAACAGAAAAAGATCGGAGCTGGAAAATATGAGAGAAAATGGAAGTCATGAGGAATGAGAGAGAGAGACAGCACATGTTGGGAATAGTTATTAAAGGTACACGGCACACTAAGGTGCGCAAGGGGGTCCTGGAGCTATGGTGCATGGCACACGACGATGGCGCGCAACAAAGCGACACAAGGCgcattaacaaaaataaaatttataaaactatAAATGATAATATTTAAACTATAAGAAATTGTGATAGTACAAACATAGTAAGTGTATGCATAGGCGAACACGATTCTGTTTGTATAAACATAGTACAAACATAGCACGAACCAAGTAGTGATAGTACGAAGTACAGAAATTGAAGTACAGAAATTGTGGAACCAATCGAATATCAATTCTTAATTCTGTTTGTACATGTGCACAATAATTGAATGCAAACACAATTCTATTTGTACAAACATAGTACAAAGTACAAACACAGTGGAACAAATCAAATACCAATTTAGAATCAGAGCACAGAGTACAAGAACTAAATAGTAAACAGAAGCGGAAGTTTATTAGATCATTGTCACGCATGTATCTTttgttttcttcctttgttttttgtttattttggaCCCTTAGATGTGTCTAATCCAAGGGTGAACATAAACCTACAATAAAACAATTTAAGAAACCCTAAATACATACATATGCCACCGAGGTGCGCCTCTGATCTCTGTGCCTTGGGCACAAAGGCACGCTGAGGTGACTGCGTCCACCATGGAGGGTGGTGAGGCACTAGGCCTGGAGCCTTGTGCGCCTTTGGTGCACCTCAGTCATGCCATTAATAACTATGCCTTGGGAGAGGAGGAGCAACAATAGTATTTCTTAGATTCACGCGCATCATTTAATAAGGTTTACGCACATGCCTTGACGGAACAGATACaggtatttatatatatagtattaGCAAGTTTAGGGGTTAATGAGACACTTCGAAAAATTTAGGAGGTCAATCAGTCTacttgaacaagttcagggagcggttgatatattaagcctaactAAAACAGTCCACATAAGTAAAACAAGAACGATAAAAGTGATGAAAAAGTAGAATGTTAAGGTGTTCTAAGTGTGCCAGTGTACACACGGAACGCACTGTTAAAGCCGTGCCATATCCAGACTAATCCTTATTCAAACTGTGTAAAACCCTTTTGGGCGGCTAAGTTCTTCCACATAAATTATTTAACATAATTGCATTCCTAGAGCTTAAACTGGAGACCTCTAGTTGAACTAGCAAAACCCTTTACTATCTCAGCTACGTTCTCTTAGGTACTTATAAGCTAACATTTCTCTATAGCCTAAAGATGGGAAATAAACGTGTGCAAATACACTCactatttttcattttaaacaataataacaatacagaaagcaagaaagaaagaacagaaaaggcagaattaAGGCCATAAACATAACCGTGTTTTCAATATGCTCTTCAACTCATTGGATAGCCAGTCCACTAAGAACCAAAAAAGGAAAATTTATACACCATAACTATGTTTTAACATGTCATATACGTAACAACAACTGAAAGCTTTCTTTCGAGTTTGCAATTAAGATAACATGAGATGTAGAAATTTTGAAACCTCACTCTCTCTGACAATTCAAAAGAAAGAGAAGATACATGATTCAGGGAACTTAAGCAACTTACAGTACATGGAGGTATATCAATGAACACCACAAGGCATCGAGTGCTCCACGAATGCCTCTTAACATTTTCTGAAGGCTCTGATCCTTTCGATTCACCATTTACTAAACTGAGCTTATTTCATATAGATGATAATTTCGGATATACACACAGAGAGAGCAGTAATGTTATTTGACTTGTTTTCTGTTTTCAGCTGGAGGAGACCTGACTTTAATCAGATGGTTTCTCTGAAAGTTGATTTTTAAGGAAGTCCATAACTGAAACACGCTGCagttacaaaataaaaaatatagttatTATCTTATGCTACCAAAAGGATCTGAAAAGGTAAAATATGTCCAGCAAAGAGATCTCACCCGTTGTTCGAGAGGAGCTTCTTCAGGTTTCAATGTCAAAGATTCTAACAATTTTATGGCTTCCTGAAATCTATCTAGTGCTGCATCCTCGTTACCAAGACTTCTATCAGCATCAGCAACTTTTGCTAGGGAAACAGCCACATCTAGAGTCTGTAATCATAAGCAAAGAAAGTCAGACGTGATGGAACTTTTTCAAATGACACGAATAtgattcttttttcttcttctccttcccttCTTTTATTTCTGATGAAGAGAGAGCGGGAGTATGGGACCTATAGTAAGGGAACATTATTGCATTTGAAATTCAACATCACCTGCCATGCctctctatttcttcttctaacCATTCCATAAAATAACATCATACCCTCAAAATATATCACGAAATGACATAAGACAAAGTTTTCGTCTTTCGGTATTTCAGACATTGGGTTCAGAGATGAATTTATAAAGAGCATAGTTTGAGAAGCAGCAGCCAGAAGGTAGCTGACTATGATGGTGACAATCCGGACTACTGGAGACTTAAAGGAGGTTAAGTTATGGTTTGCAGTAATGGATGTTTGATAATTCCTCAAGACATTTGACAATATTCCCTCGAGCACCAAAAAGTCTCGGTCATTCAGCAAAAAATGCCAAACATCAATCCTTCTCCTTACGAGGTCAAGGACCAACTCAATGGAACATCATGCATGGTCTAAGGCCATTGTGTTATCACTTGCTTAAACTCACAGGGTGACTTCATGATTCGTATAGTTATCATCAAGACATAAAATAGCATAAGTTGTAAGAGGCAATAGCGTATATGATTGAAGTAATCACAGAAATAAGTGGTAGCTGACCTGGGATGAAACATTAGTTTGACGTTTGATGGCATCACGACGCACATCGAGAGCACGGGAATAGTAGGATTTTGCAGCTTCCACATCTCCGTCATAATATTTTagatctccaattttattaaggGAAACAGAAAGCGTATGTATGATCTGCAAGATGAGTTACAAATGATTACGCTAGGAAACCCCAAATCATAAGTCCAATAATGTGAGATAGGTTGTGAAGTGATAACCTCCTGATCATCAGCAGGTAATCTTGAGAGAAATTCCACACTCTCCTCAAAATAAGCAACTGCAGACCCAGCTTCTCCGATAGCACGACTGCAGCAACAATTTAATAAGAAATTTAGTTAATACATCAGGAATCACATCCGGTTTTATGAATCTGATAAGGTATCAATGGAAAAGAATAAGACTTTCCTCTTTTTGGAAATTGAATTAGGAAGTTTTGAAGTGTTCTATAGACTATAATAGATACAACCTCAAGACACTCACTAACTAACCTAAGAAACTATGGTCCAAATGGTATCTTAAATTAGCAACTTCAATCAAATTAACTTCTCTTCTTAGTTGTTTCTTTACATTAAAAATATTAAGCATGAGGGCATAAGAATCTCTTCTAAACACACAATAGACGGTAGACCAGTAACATTGGACCAGAAGAAAAACAAATGGACTCAGGCCTATACGAACAAAAAGAGTGCAAAATCATGTTGACTAAGCCAAAACATAAATGGTGAATCCGTGCATATGCTTATAGATCAGATGTCCTCCTTTAAGCAGCACAGCAGACTGATTGACATACATTTAAATTTCATGCATAAAACATATCAACATAGCATAAAAGgatgaataaataaaactgTCCAATCCATACATAACAATCCCAACAAACTTAGAAACAAACCAAACCCATTTATTTCATATGAATAATCATCATCCATTTGTTTATGAATAGTTACAAATGTAACTAAAGTCATCAATGTCTTTCCTTGCATAAATTTTTATCATTGCTAAGGATGAACCTCATGGTTCTTCCTTCCGAAAGGATGCTATAATGACAATTAAGCACAATTCCAAGACTATGTTGCACGAAAACGGATACcaggaaacgttatttctaagaaaaattagctaggAAGTGGTAATGGAAACGGAAAAGAAGCGGAAACGAACACGAAACGTGGAAACGCTAATGAAGAAGAgcttccgtgcaacatagttcCAAGATTATTAACATAGTTCCAAGATTATTTCCTCTCTCTCCTCCTGCAACTTATAAATCCTTGATCATATACCAGATGCAATAAGTAAATCAAATCCTTTTCCTCCAATCTACAAAAGGGAATGTTTCCCTCCCAACTTTGTCATTATTCTTAAAATGTCCAAAGTCTGCTTTCTCACTTAAAAGGTTCAGCTTGCACAGAAGCTAAAAAAGAAAATtgatagtaataataataatacaaagcTGTAACATATAGTAATAGATGCCAACACGATTAAGGCAAAGAAGGTAACTGACCAGCAATCACCAAGCATACCCAAAACTGCCCCAAGCTGTGAACATAACTCTGACGTGTCACCTGATGTCTCTATCTGAATACGGATGTCTTCAGCACAGAGACTGAGTCTTGATTTGGCACTTTCCACATTCTTTGCTCGAAAAGCCTACATAAGGAATGTCAAAATCAAAACTTACATTAACAGGGTAGATacatataaaattaatccagCACAAAAAAGGGGGGGAGAatagagagagaagaaaatgagGAATTTTTACAATAATACAGAAAATGTAGACAAACGATCATCAGTAAAGCTAAAACAAACTacttttaaattaatataaaaatatatttgctCTTTTTCATTC
The window above is part of the Euphorbia lathyris chromosome 3, ddEupLath1.1, whole genome shotgun sequence genome. Proteins encoded here:
- the LOC136223261 gene encoding protein NCA1; this translates as MTPVCPFVKAARPDDSSAKKTVENPSKHGAELEGKVKKEASGGDSTTNSAKCPFGYDSATASPKSGSIGGKCPLGYDSDTFKIGPFSCVLCQALLFESTRCVPCTHVFCKACISRFRDCPLCGADIEKLEPDADLQSKVEQFIEGHARIKRPHLNMDKEENGGGNDKVIYADVSLERGAFLVQQAMRAFRAKNVESAKSRLSLCAEDIRIQIETSGDTSELCSQLGAVLGMLGDCCRAIGEAGSAVAYFEESVEFLSRLPADDQEIIHTLSVSLNKIGDLKYYDGDVEAAKSYYSRALDVRRDAIKRQTNVSSQTLDVAVSLAKVADADRSLGNEDAALDRFQEAIKLLESLTLKPEEAPLEQRRVSVMDFLKNQLSEKPSD